In a single window of the Nodularia spumigena CCY9414 genome:
- the nifB gene encoding nitrogenase cofactor biosynthesis protein NifB, translating to MILPSNGLITSDHQEPASTQAKSGGCGCDSSTTVEMDQKLQERIAQHPCYSEDAHHHYARMHVAVAPACNIQCNYCNRKYDCANESRPGVVSELLTPEEAAHKALVIAGKIPQMTVVGIAGPGDPLANPEKTFRTFELIADKAPDIKLCLSTNGLMLPEYIDRIKQLNIDHVTITLNTIDPEIGAQIYSWVHYKRKRYRGVEGAKILLEKQMEGLQALREADILCKVNSVMIPGINDQHLIEVNKMIRENGAFLHNIMPLISAPEHGTHFGLTGQRGPTPKEVKSVQDNCAGNMKMMRHCRQCRADAVGLLGEDRSQEFTKDKFLEMTPEYDLEQRTLVHEGIEKFKEELKIAKDKARTGKKSANNPKILVAVATKGGGLVNQHFGHAKEFQIYEVDGNQVTFVSHRKIDQYCQGGFSEEATFEHIMAAIADCKAVLVSKIGNCPQEKLQEAGIQTVEAYDVIEKVALEFYEQYVKELGN from the coding sequence ATGATACTACCGTCTAACGGACTCATCACCTCCGACCATCAGGAACCAGCATCAACCCAAGCAAAATCAGGTGGTTGCGGATGCGACAGCAGCACCACCGTCGAAATGGATCAAAAGCTCCAAGAACGCATCGCCCAACATCCCTGTTATAGTGAAGATGCCCATCACCACTACGCCAGGATGCACGTTGCAGTTGCACCAGCTTGTAACATTCAATGCAACTATTGCAACCGCAAATACGACTGCGCTAACGAAAGTCGTCCTGGAGTAGTTAGCGAATTGCTAACACCAGAAGAAGCTGCACACAAAGCTTTGGTGATTGCAGGCAAAATTCCCCAAATGACAGTGGTCGGAATTGCGGGACCTGGTGATCCATTGGCGAATCCTGAAAAGACTTTTCGCACATTTGAGTTGATTGCAGACAAAGCACCAGATATCAAACTTTGCCTTTCAACTAACGGTTTAATGTTACCAGAATACATTGACCGCATTAAACAATTAAATATCGATCACGTTACGATTACCCTAAATACCATTGACCCAGAAATCGGCGCTCAGATTTATTCTTGGGTTCATTACAAACGGAAACGTTATAGAGGTGTTGAAGGGGCTAAGATTCTGCTAGAAAAGCAGATGGAAGGCTTGCAAGCTCTCAGAGAAGCTGATATTCTGTGCAAAGTTAACTCTGTGATGATTCCAGGAATTAATGATCAGCACTTGATCGAAGTCAATAAAATGATTCGTGAAAACGGTGCTTTCCTGCACAACATCATGCCTTTGATTTCTGCACCAGAACACGGCACACATTTCGGCTTAACAGGTCAACGTGGTCCCACACCCAAAGAGGTCAAGTCAGTTCAAGACAATTGTGCCGGCAACATGAAAATGATGCGCCATTGTCGCCAATGTCGAGCCGATGCGGTAGGATTATTAGGAGAAGACCGCAGTCAGGAATTTACCAAAGATAAATTCTTGGAAATGACTCCAGAATATGACTTGGAACAACGCACCCTTGTTCACGAAGGAATTGAGAAGTTTAAGGAAGAACTGAAAATAGCCAAAGACAAGGCGCGTACTGGCAAGAAATCTGCCAATAATCCCAAAATATTAGTTGCAGTCGCCACCAAAGGCGGTGGATTAGTTAACCAACACTTCGGTCATGCGAAGGAATTCCAGATTTATGAAGTGGATGGTAATCAAGTTACCTTTGTCAGTCATCGCAAGATTGACCAGTATTGTCAAGGTGGATTTAGTGAAGAAGCCACTTTTGAGCATATCATGGCAGCGATCGCCGATTGCAAAGCAGTATTAGTTTCCAAAATTGGTAACTGTCCTCAAGAGAAACTGCAAGAAGCCGGAATACAGACCGTAGAAGCTTACGACGTAATCGAAAAAGTTGCTTTGGAATTTTACGAGCAATATGTAAAGGAATTAGGGAATTAG
- the nifS gene encoding cysteine desulfurase NifS has translation MSIIYLDNNATTKVDPEVLEAMLPYLRDYYGNPSSMHTFGGQLGKAVKTARQQLAALIGAEESEIVYTSCGTEGDNAAIRAALLAQPERRHIITTQVEHPAVLNVCKQLETQGYTVTYLSVNRQGQLDLNELEASLTGNTALVTIMYANNETGTVFPIEQIGLRVKEYGAIFHVDAVQAVGKIPLNMKTSTIDMLTLSGHKIHAPKGIGALYVRRGVRFRPLLIGGHQERGRRAGTENVPGIIALGKAAELELLHLEEATTRERKLRDRLEQTLLAKIPDCEVNGDPTQRLPNTTNIGFKYIEGEAILLSLNKYGICASSGSACTSGSLEPSHVLRAMGLPYTTLHGSIRFSLCRYSTEAEIDQVIEVMPSIIERLRAMSPFKNDDAGWLQEQEQALIHR, from the coding sequence ATGAGCATCATTTATCTAGACAATAATGCCACAACGAAGGTAGACCCGGAAGTTTTAGAGGCGATGTTGCCTTATCTGCGGGACTACTACGGTAATCCTTCTAGTATGCACACCTTTGGTGGACAACTTGGTAAAGCTGTAAAAACAGCCCGCCAACAACTAGCCGCACTCATTGGTGCTGAAGAATCAGAGATTGTTTACACCAGTTGCGGTACAGAGGGAGATAATGCTGCTATTCGCGCCGCACTGTTAGCACAACCAGAAAGACGACATATCATTACTACACAGGTTGAACACCCAGCCGTTTTGAATGTCTGCAAACAACTGGAAACCCAAGGTTATACTGTTACCTATCTTTCGGTAAATCGTCAGGGACAGCTAGATTTAAATGAATTAGAAGCTTCTCTGACTGGAAATACCGCCTTGGTAACAATTATGTATGCCAATAACGAAACCGGTACGGTTTTCCCCATTGAGCAAATTGGGTTAAGAGTTAAAGAATACGGCGCAATCTTTCATGTCGATGCAGTGCAAGCAGTGGGAAAAATTCCCCTCAACATGAAGACCAGCACGATAGATATGTTAACTCTGTCCGGTCACAAAATCCATGCTCCTAAAGGAATTGGGGCTTTGTATGTGCGGCGTGGTGTGCGGTTTCGTCCCTTGCTAATTGGGGGACACCAAGAACGTGGTCGTCGGGCGGGAACAGAAAACGTTCCAGGGATTATTGCTCTAGGTAAAGCGGCAGAGTTGGAACTCTTGCATTTAGAAGAGGCTACCACAAGAGAAAGAAAATTGCGCGATCGCCTGGAACAAACTTTACTCGCCAAAATTCCCGACTGTGAAGTGAATGGCGACCCAACGCAGAGATTGCCGAACACCACAAATATTGGTTTCAAGTACATTGAAGGTGAAGCAATTCTGCTCTCCTTAAACAAATACGGTATCTGTGCCTCATCTGGTTCTGCTTGTACTTCCGGTTCCTTGGAACCTTCTCACGTTCTGCGGGCGATGGGTTTACCCTACACCACCTTACATGGTTCGATTCGTTTCAGCTTGTGTCGCTACAGCACAGAAGCCGAAATTGATCAAGTTATCGAAGTCATGCCCAGTATTATCGAACGTTTACGCGCCATGTCCCCCTTCAAAAACGATGATGCGGGTTGGCTGCAAGAACAAGAACAAGCATTAATTCATCGCTAG
- a CDS encoding DUF362 domain-containing protein: MAYQITSQCISCDLCLSVCPTNAVKVIDGNHWIDPELCTNCFGSVYSVPQCKAGCPTCTGCVKQPNDYWEGWFANYNRSLAKLTKKQDYWERWFNYYSKTFSEKLSRHQSEVIGVSG; this comes from the coding sequence ATGGCTTACCAAATCACCAGCCAATGTATTTCCTGTGATCTTTGTCTGTCTGTATGTCCCACTAATGCAGTGAAGGTAATTGACGGTAATCATTGGATTGATCCCGAACTCTGCACTAACTGCTTTGGTAGTGTTTATTCCGTTCCTCAGTGTAAAGCTGGTTGTCCCACCTGCACTGGTTGTGTGAAACAACCCAACGATTATTGGGAAGGCTGGTTTGCTAATTACAACCGCTCTTTAGCAAAATTAACTAAGAAACAAGATTACTGGGAACGTTGGTTTAACTATTATTCCAAAACATTCTCCGAAAAATTATCTCGCCATCAGAGCGAAGTCATAGGTGTATCAGGATGA